In Methanofollis sp., the following are encoded in one genomic region:
- a CDS encoding ATP-binding cassette domain-containing protein, translating to MAVIETENLTRTFGDLRAVDGLNLDIGTEIFGLLGPNGSGKTTTVKMLTTLLKPTAGDARICGYSVTRNPERVRERISYVPQDMALDPKLTGRENVVFFAKLYGIDRPHETSDEAIALMDLSDRADDLVRTYSGGMRRRLELAQALVHDPEVLFLDEPTIGLDVAARRKIWEHITTLKNRGMTVFVTTHYMDEADHACDRVAIIDHGAVAAADTPTALKAHLCSDIVTIRASGEYAGETVEGALFLRREGDELRFKAECGEEAGIALARALTSAGMQVSSISIRQPTLDDVFLALVGPQEETAAFDFHSFRTMLRRR from the coding sequence ATGGCAGTGATCGAAACAGAGAATCTGACCCGGACCTTCGGGGATCTCAGGGCCGTGGATGGGCTGAACCTCGATATCGGCACCGAGATCTTCGGCCTCCTCGGGCCGAACGGGTCGGGGAAGACGACGACGGTGAAGATGCTGACGACGCTTCTCAAGCCCACGGCCGGGGATGCGAGGATATGCGGGTATTCCGTGACCCGGAACCCCGAACGGGTCCGCGAGCGGATCAGCTATGTCCCGCAGGACATGGCGCTCGACCCGAAACTCACGGGCCGGGAGAACGTTGTTTTTTTTGCAAAACTCTACGGGATCGATCGCCCCCACGAGACCTCTGACGAAGCGATCGCCCTGATGGACCTCTCGGACCGGGCCGACGATCTCGTCAGGACATACTCCGGCGGGATGCGGCGGCGACTCGAACTGGCGCAGGCGCTTGTGCACGACCCCGAGGTGCTCTTCCTGGACGAACCGACGATCGGTCTGGACGTGGCGGCAAGGCGGAAGATCTGGGAGCATATCACCACACTGAAGAACCGGGGGATGACGGTCTTCGTGACGACCCACTATATGGACGAGGCAGACCATGCCTGCGACCGGGTGGCGATCATCGACCACGGCGCCGTGGCGGCGGCTGATACGCCGACGGCGCTGAAGGCCCACCTCTGCAGCGATATCGTGACGATCCGCGCCTCCGGGGAGTACGCCGGGGAGACAGTCGAGGGCGCCCTGTTTCTCAGGCGTGAAGGCGATGAATTGAGGTTCAAAGCCGAATGCGGCGAAGAAGCCGGGATCGCACTTGCCCGTGCTCTCACCTCCGCCGGGATGCAGGTCAGTTCGATCTCGATCCGGCAACCGACCCTGGACGATGTGTTCCTCGCGCTTGTCGGGCCCCAGGAAGAGACGGCCGCGTTTGATTTCCATAGTTTCAGGACGATGCTGCGGAGGCGATGA
- a CDS encoding magnesium chelatase subunit D family protein has protein sequence MALNDRPPTLPFTAIIGQDQMKLALVLNAINPRIGGVLIRGEKGTAKSTAVRALSGVLPGIAVVQGCPFSCDPDDQPALCPACAAKLRENGGLERSERRVRVVTLPLGATEDRVVGTLDLERAIREGVAALEPGVLAAAHRGILYIDEVNLLDDHIVDVLLDAAAMGVNTVEREGISVTHPARFMLVGTMNPEEGELRPQLLDRFGLTVSVEGFTDPDARMAVIAAAETWDNDPAAMAASCAAAQDDLRSAITRARALLPGVTIDDRLVRMVVEACISLGITTHRAEITVVRAARTIAAFRGRNTVLPADVREAMALALPHRMRRKPFEEPGIDQQALDDLVPDTEDQTPQDSRDDTGDGGDEGDSAPPDDGRTETRGIGAPVATDPIWKETPSDRTLRKTARGRRIATPTEDPRGRRTTITTTDTWRDIALDATLRAAAPAQRSRKPGPGLAVTVLPEDLRKAGRTGKAEVACVFVVDASGSMGTEKRMECAKGAVFSLLEDAYVHRDRVGLVAFRGTGADLVLPLSRSVDLAYRRLAEIPTGGRTPLAAGLAKGMDVLQREQRKRREVVPLMMLISDGRANSGTGPVREELARVSGEIADAGIRTVVIDTEAAEGGRTLSLGYCREVAEMCGGRYYALSDLSTGEIETIARYEGGRVFGA, from the coding sequence ATGGCACTCAACGACCGTCCCCCTACCCTCCCGTTCACAGCCATCATCGGCCAGGACCAGATGAAACTCGCCCTCGTTCTCAATGCCATCAACCCGCGGATCGGCGGCGTGCTGATCCGCGGAGAGAAGGGGACCGCGAAGTCCACCGCTGTCCGAGCCCTTTCCGGGGTCCTGCCAGGGATCGCCGTCGTGCAAGGGTGCCCCTTCTCCTGCGACCCCGACGACCAGCCCGCCCTCTGCCCGGCCTGCGCCGCAAAACTCCGCGAGAACGGCGGCCTGGAACGGTCAGAACGCCGGGTCAGGGTCGTCACCCTCCCCCTCGGCGCCACCGAGGACCGGGTCGTCGGGACGCTCGACCTCGAACGGGCGATCCGCGAAGGGGTGGCCGCCCTTGAACCCGGCGTGCTCGCCGCCGCACACCGCGGCATCCTCTACATCGACGAGGTCAACCTCCTCGACGACCATATCGTCGACGTCCTCCTGGACGCGGCCGCAATGGGCGTCAACACCGTCGAGCGCGAGGGGATATCCGTCACCCACCCTGCCCGCTTCATGCTCGTCGGGACTATGAACCCTGAGGAGGGGGAACTCAGGCCCCAGTTGCTCGACCGCTTCGGCCTGACGGTCTCTGTCGAGGGCTTCACCGACCCCGATGCCAGGATGGCGGTCATCGCCGCCGCCGAGACCTGGGACAACGATCCCGCGGCGATGGCAGCGTCATGCGCCGCAGCGCAGGACGACCTCAGGTCGGCGATCACCCGGGCCAGGGCGCTCCTGCCCGGCGTCACGATCGACGACCGCCTCGTCCGCATGGTCGTCGAAGCCTGCATCTCCCTCGGCATCACCACCCACCGCGCCGAGATCACCGTCGTCAGGGCGGCCCGGACGATCGCGGCCTTCCGGGGGCGGAACACCGTCCTCCCGGCCGACGTCCGCGAGGCGATGGCCCTCGCCCTCCCCCACCGGATGCGGAGAAAACCCTTTGAAGAGCCAGGGATCGACCAGCAGGCCCTCGACGACCTGGTGCCCGACACCGAAGACCAGACACCCCAGGACAGCCGCGACGATACCGGCGACGGAGGGGACGAGGGCGACTCCGCCCCGCCCGACGACGGCAGGACAGAGACCAGAGGGATCGGCGCCCCGGTCGCAACAGACCCGATCTGGAAGGAGACTCCCTCCGACCGGACCCTCAGGAAAACCGCACGCGGCCGACGGATTGCCACCCCGACAGAGGACCCCCGGGGCCGACGGACCACCATCACCACGACAGACACCTGGCGCGACATCGCCCTCGACGCCACCCTCCGGGCGGCCGCACCCGCACAGCGGTCCAGAAAGCCCGGCCCCGGCCTCGCCGTCACCGTCCTCCCCGAAGACCTGCGAAAGGCAGGCCGGACAGGCAAGGCAGAGGTCGCCTGCGTCTTCGTCGTCGATGCAAGCGGCTCCATGGGTACTGAAAAAAGGATGGAGTGCGCCAAGGGCGCCGTCTTCTCTCTCCTGGAAGATGCGTACGTCCACCGGGACCGCGTCGGCCTCGTCGCCTTCAGGGGGACAGGCGCAGACCTTGTCCTCCCCCTCTCCAGAAGCGTCGACCTCGCGTACCGCCGCCTCGCAGAAATACCGACAGGCGGCCGGACCCCCCTTGCGGCAGGCCTTGCAAAAGGGATGGACGTCCTCCAGAGAGAGCAGAGGAAACGCCGCGAGGTGGTCCCCCTGATGATGCTCATCTCAGACGGCCGGGCAAACAGCGGGACAGGCCCGGTCAGGGAGGAACTCGCCCGCGTCTCCGGCGAGATCGCAGACGCCGGCATCAGGACCGTTGTCATCGACACCGAGGCGGCGGAGGGCGGCCGAACTCTCTCCCTCGGCTACTGCCGCGAGGTCGCGGAGATGTGCGGCGGGCGGTACTATGCCCTCTCAGACCTCTCCACCGGAGAGATCGAGACGATCGCCCGTTACGAGGGCGGGAGAGTCTTCGGGGCGTGA
- a CDS encoding RNB domain-containing ribonuclease codes for MTTRPSIDLKAIARDAMETYGFSPRFSPAVEREVGAIAAPAVPHGVRDLSSLLWSSIDNIDSLDLDQIECCERTGRGEILVRVAIADVDASVPRASAADRHAAHNGTSVYTGVETFPMLPDRLSKGITSLLPGPPRLAIVIEYTVRTDGSTHNGKIYRALVRNRAKLVYEEVGDWLEDIGDPPAIFSDVPGLEEQVLLQHEAACHLKRYRIEQGALDLETIEAAPVMEEGTVTDLVVPRQNAARRLIEEFMIGANGAVVEYLGRAGVPMIQRVVLTPKNWDGIVATAAEYGWRLPKKPSAKALSKFLLRRKKADPERFPDLSLTIVKLIGHGIYLPLEPGEPPYGHFGLAVTDYTHGTAPNRRYVDVVIQRLLKAALQGEETPYTRDDLENIAAWLTDRERASEKVERFMRKAAAAVLLEDRIGETFDALVTGASEKGTYVRIVSPPVEGRVMQGEGGLSIGQRVRVRLVRTDPYRGYIDFERVGR; via the coding sequence ATGACCACCCGCCCATCCATCGACCTGAAGGCGATCGCACGGGACGCCATGGAGACGTACGGGTTCTCCCCCCGATTCTCCCCGGCCGTCGAGAGGGAGGTCGGCGCAATCGCGGCGCCGGCCGTGCCGCACGGCGTCCGCGACCTCTCGTCCCTCCTCTGGTCGTCCATCGACAACATCGACTCCCTGGACCTCGACCAGATCGAGTGCTGCGAACGCACGGGCCGCGGCGAGATCCTTGTCAGGGTGGCGATCGCCGACGTCGACGCCTCTGTCCCGAGGGCGTCGGCGGCCGATCGGCATGCCGCCCACAACGGCACCTCGGTCTACACCGGGGTCGAGACCTTCCCCATGCTCCCCGACCGTCTCTCGAAGGGGATCACCTCCCTCCTGCCGGGCCCGCCCCGCCTCGCAATCGTCATCGAGTACACCGTCCGCACCGACGGGAGCACCCACAACGGCAAGATCTACCGGGCCCTCGTCCGCAACAGGGCGAAACTCGTCTACGAAGAAGTCGGCGACTGGCTGGAAGACATCGGCGATCCGCCCGCGATCTTTTCCGACGTCCCCGGCCTGGAGGAGCAGGTCCTCCTCCAGCACGAGGCGGCCTGCCACCTGAAAAGATACCGGATAGAGCAGGGGGCGCTCGACCTCGAAACCATCGAGGCGGCGCCCGTGATGGAGGAGGGGACGGTGACCGACCTCGTCGTCCCGCGGCAGAACGCGGCCCGGCGCCTCATCGAGGAGTTCATGATCGGGGCGAACGGGGCGGTGGTGGAGTACCTGGGCAGGGCCGGCGTCCCCATGATCCAGAGGGTCGTCCTGACGCCGAAGAACTGGGACGGGATCGTGGCGACGGCCGCGGAGTACGGCTGGCGCCTGCCGAAGAAACCCAGCGCGAAGGCCCTCTCGAAATTCCTCCTCCGGCGGAAGAAGGCAGACCCCGAACGCTTCCCCGACCTCTCCCTGACGATCGTGAAACTTATCGGGCACGGCATCTACCTGCCCCTCGAACCCGGCGAACCGCCGTACGGCCACTTCGGCCTTGCGGTCACCGACTACACCCACGGCACCGCCCCGAACAGGCGCTATGTCGACGTCGTCATCCAGCGGCTGCTGAAGGCGGCCCTCCAGGGAGAGGAAACCCCATACACCCGCGACGACCTGGAAAACATCGCCGCATGGCTGACCGACAGGGAGAGAGCGTCCGAGAAGGTGGAGAGGTTCATGCGAAAGGCTGCGGCCGCGGTGCTCCTGGAGGACCGGATCGGCGAGACCTTCGACGCCCTCGTCACCGGGGCGTCGGAGAAGGGGACGTACGTCAGGATCGTCTCGCCCCCCGTCGAAGGAAGGGTCATGCAGGGCGAAGGAGGCCTCTCTATCGGGCAGAGGGTCCGCGTCCGCCTGGTACGCACAGACCCGTACAGGGGCTACATCGACTTCGAGCGGGTCGGGAGATGA
- a CDS encoding ABC transporter permease encodes MMRRTFTYLERDFRRWVRGRTSVVSALVMPAAWLIFVGLALPTNFTDNYLDFITPGILVLTMLGTSMQGGSLLMFDKVLGFLPKFLAMPAPRESILAGKILFITLRGLLQSTVILVIALALGAHLLDPVLLIEMYGVLFLFGILLSSCTTTVALVLEDHDSYAAFNAVVSMPLFFTSSALMPYEVMPGWLAVLAHLNPVSYAIDAIRAFQAGIFPAATLLLLGLGAVVVLAVSVTTFRKATV; translated from the coding sequence ATGATGAGGCGAACTTTCACGTACCTGGAGAGGGACTTTCGCCGCTGGGTCCGCGGGCGGACCTCGGTTGTCTCGGCCCTGGTGATGCCGGCGGCCTGGCTGATCTTTGTCGGGCTTGCATTGCCGACAAATTTCACCGACAACTACCTGGACTTCATCACGCCCGGCATCCTGGTGCTCACCATGCTCGGCACCTCGATGCAGGGGGGGTCTCTGCTGATGTTCGACAAGGTCCTTGGCTTTCTCCCGAAGTTCCTGGCGATGCCCGCACCGCGCGAGAGCATCCTTGCCGGCAAGATCCTCTTCATCACGCTCAGAGGCCTCCTCCAGTCCACGGTGATCCTTGTCATTGCGCTCGCTCTCGGGGCGCATCTCCTCGACCCCGTGCTGCTGATCGAGATGTACGGGGTCCTCTTCCTCTTCGGCATCCTCCTCTCGTCGTGTACGACGACCGTGGCGCTCGTCCTCGAAGACCACGACTCCTATGCCGCCTTCAATGCGGTCGTCTCGATGCCGCTCTTCTTTACGAGCAGTGCCCTGATGCCCTACGAGGTGATGCCCGGATGGCTTGCGGTGCTTGCGCACCTCAACCCCGTCTCCTATGCGATCGACGCCATACGTGCGTTTCAAGCAGGGATCTTCCCGGCGGCGACCCTTCTCCTGCTCGGTCTCGGGGCCGTGGTCGTGCTCGCGGTCTCGGTGACGACGTTCAGGAAGGCGACGGTGTGA
- the dgt gene encoding dGTP triphosphohydrolase — MLATPDFGENVKREYSDAKEDYENKRKDCKRTAFQRDKDRILYSKAFRRMMHKTQVCVIGEMNEHLRTRLTHTLEVSQIARSIARDLNLNVDLAEAIALGHDVGHTPFGHAGERVLSDFLIGEDKKIEKDFDLNFTKINMGFKHNFQSVRILTEIEKGYYGITGLNLTYPVLEGILKHTKMKVTIKKEDEKEKKLIEYENITNNPKYHIDKEFSCSIEGQIVALADEIAQVSHDLEDAIEANYDSSTIIRCKLNELANKEGKIPDIGSQQFVKKTSNGEYEIDEKYFKNFVSYLIAQLIYHAVTTIEKNMEHYIEKKKNSPHIGYPVDEDLATADVVYRDYELYQDLEKIKNKYVINNYKINRIDGKARFIIRRLIKAYLTNPKQLPDSILKLYSKECTIEGLFEKIPIDHNNEKNIRYLDKECFEDFKKHIINDPKFLRAICDYIASMTDNYAIEEYQRLYSGEMNF, encoded by the coding sequence ATACTAGCAACCCCAGATTTCGGGGAAAATGTAAAAAGAGAATATTCAGATGCAAAAGAAGATTACGAAAATAAAAGGAAGGACTGTAAAAGAACAGCTTTTCAAAGAGATAAAGACAGAATACTGTATTCTAAAGCGTTCAGAAGAATGATGCACAAAACACAAGTGTGCGTAATTGGTGAAATGAACGAGCACTTAAGAACACGATTAACCCACACGCTTGAAGTATCTCAGATTGCACGAAGTATTGCAAGAGATCTTAATTTAAATGTTGATTTAGCCGAAGCAATAGCATTAGGGCACGATGTAGGCCACACTCCATTTGGTCACGCAGGAGAAAGGGTATTATCAGATTTTTTAATTGGCGAAGACAAAAAAATAGAGAAAGACTTTGACTTAAATTTTACAAAAATAAATATGGGATTTAAACATAATTTTCAAAGTGTCAGAATCCTTACCGAGATTGAAAAAGGATATTACGGAATAACAGGACTAAATTTAACATATCCAGTATTAGAAGGAATATTGAAACATACCAAAATGAAGGTTACAATTAAAAAAGAAGACGAAAAGGAAAAAAAGCTGATAGAATATGAGAATATAACAAATAATCCAAAATATCACATAGATAAAGAATTTTCATGTTCGATAGAGGGTCAAATAGTTGCGTTAGCAGATGAAATCGCACAGGTTTCGCATGACTTAGAAGACGCAATAGAAGCGAATTACGACAGTAGCACAATAATAAGATGTAAATTGAATGAATTAGCAAATAAAGAAGGAAAAATTCCAGATATAGGATCTCAGCAATTTGTTAAAAAGACCAGCAATGGCGAGTATGAGATTGATGAAAAATACTTTAAAAATTTTGTGAGTTATCTAATTGCACAATTGATATATCACGCAGTTACCACAATAGAAAAGAATATGGAACATTATATTGAAAAGAAAAAAAATAGTCCACATATAGGATATCCCGTAGATGAAGATCTGGCTACAGCAGATGTGGTCTACAGGGATTATGAATTATATCAAGACCTTGAAAAGATCAAGAACAAGTATGTTATAAACAACTATAAAATAAATAGAATCGATGGGAAGGCGAGATTCATAATAAGAAGGTTAATAAAAGCATATTTAACAAATCCAAAGCAGTTACCAGATTCTATCTTAAAACTGTATTCTAAAGAATGTACGATTGAAGGATTGTTTGAAAAAATCCCAATCGACCATAATAATGAGAAAAACATAAGATATCTCGATAAAGAATGTTTTGAAGACTTTAAGAAACATATCATTAATGATCCTAAATTTTTACGAGCAATTTGCGACTATATTGCGTCCATGACCGACAATTATGCAATAGAAGAATATCAGAGACTATATAGCGGGGAGATGAATTTCTAA
- a CDS encoding HD domain-containing protein, which yields MEIDPEILEEIRHRQAAVERTYSPYAARNTSAVRKNDARAEEPVIRPPFSRDADRILHSRAYTRYIDKTQVFSLIDNDHITHRVLHVQLVSKVARTIGRALGLNEDLIEAVALGHDIGHVPFGHTGEECLDGICRRAEVGAFRHNVQSVQFLDAIEDLDLTLQTLDGVLCHDGERFVGRLVPAGPISAASLRSKCEKIRGGTSVLPSTMEGCVVRAADVIAYLGRDLQDAIEVGLIDRDDEDLAAICRETFGIDDYRTITRTAIDTLIKDIITESFGKAEIAFSDGAAEGVKQMQQFSIDRIYNHPRLTSQHEKIRRMFAALFEHYSADLEEEKRDSAIYTDYLDAPWVSREYRETATDGEKVRDFIAGMTDRYFAESFRAVVLPERVRGTYRTEG from the coding sequence ATGGAAATAGATCCTGAGATCCTCGAAGAGATCCGCCACCGCCAGGCCGCGGTCGAGAGGACGTACTCTCCCTATGCCGCACGGAACACCTCTGCCGTCAGGAAGAATGACGCAAGAGCGGAGGAACCCGTCATCCGCCCGCCCTTCTCCCGCGACGCCGACCGCATCCTCCACTCCCGGGCCTACACCCGGTACATCGACAAGACCCAGGTCTTCTCCCTCATCGACAACGACCACATCACCCACCGCGTCCTCCACGTCCAGCTCGTCTCCAAGGTCGCCCGCACCATCGGCCGGGCCCTCGGCCTCAACGAAGACCTGATCGAGGCCGTCGCCCTCGGCCACGACATCGGGCACGTCCCCTTCGGGCACACCGGGGAGGAGTGCCTGGACGGGATCTGCCGGCGGGCGGAGGTCGGCGCCTTCAGGCACAACGTGCAGAGCGTCCAGTTCCTCGACGCCATCGAAGACCTGGACCTCACCCTCCAGACACTGGACGGCGTCCTCTGCCACGACGGCGAGAGGTTCGTCGGCCGCCTCGTCCCGGCCGGACCAATCTCTGCGGCGTCCCTCAGATCGAAGTGTGAGAAGATCCGGGGAGGGACGTCGGTCCTCCCGTCCACCATGGAAGGGTGCGTCGTCAGGGCCGCGGACGTCATCGCCTATCTCGGCCGCGACCTCCAGGACGCAATCGAGGTCGGGTTGATCGACCGGGACGACGAAGACCTGGCGGCGATCTGCCGGGAGACCTTCGGGATAGACGACTACCGGACGATCACCAGGACGGCCATCGACACCCTCATCAAAGACATCATCACCGAAAGTTTCGGGAAAGCAGAGATCGCCTTCTCGGACGGGGCCGCAGAGGGCGTGAAACAGATGCAGCAATTCAGCATCGACCGCATCTACAACCACCCGCGACTCACCTCCCAGCATGAGAAGATCAGGAGGATGTTCGCCGCCCTCTTCGAGCACTACTCCGCCGACCTCGAAGAGGAGAAGAGGGACTCCGCCATCTACACCGACTACCTCGACGCCCCCTGGGTCTCGCGGGAGTACAGGGAGACGGCGACGGATGGGGAGAAAGTGCGGGACTTCATCGCCGGGATGACAGACCGCTACTTCGCCGAGAGCTTCCGGGCGGTCGTCCTGCCGGAGAGGGTCAGGGGGACATACAGGACTGAGGGGTGA